The following are encoded together in the Xanthomonas sacchari genome:
- a CDS encoding TorF family putative porin: MATLAGALALHGACCARADAQQADADGMVNYEFQNQIKLMSEQRTRGVSDSLMRPSLKWTTQFVHASGFVALLEVAKVSKKQFLDGDGLGITAAAGYRFGNPDAWHAGVGLATERFPGASFLAPHQIDLQTGTPADIRRTDYDSNFGVLELGYGAVEGRLLYVFSKTYRGADTGGVCAQILQFAADPTTALRCFARGEHDSRGTLLGDLNYQTPLLPSVLPSTTLRLHAGYQKLRNFSEGSFADYQIGITHKRWGLDWNLDWVSTRVNAHELYWVQDGARIRKTDGDTLVASIGYTF; this comes from the coding sequence ATGGCGACCCTCGCGGGCGCACTGGCCCTGCACGGCGCGTGCTGCGCCCGGGCCGACGCCCAGCAGGCCGACGCCGATGGCATGGTCAACTACGAGTTCCAGAATCAGATCAAGCTGATGAGCGAGCAGCGCACGCGCGGCGTGTCCGACTCGCTGATGCGCCCGTCGCTGAAGTGGACCACCCAGTTCGTCCACGCCAGCGGCTTCGTCGCGCTGCTGGAGGTGGCCAAGGTCAGCAAGAAGCAGTTCCTCGATGGCGACGGCCTGGGCATCACTGCCGCGGCCGGCTATCGCTTCGGCAATCCCGATGCCTGGCATGCCGGCGTCGGCCTGGCCACCGAGCGCTTCCCGGGCGCCAGTTTCCTGGCCCCGCATCAGATCGATCTGCAGACCGGCACCCCGGCGGACATCCGCCGCACCGACTACGACAGCAATTTCGGCGTGCTCGAACTCGGCTACGGCGCGGTCGAGGGCCGCCTGCTGTACGTGTTCTCCAAGACCTACCGCGGTGCCGACACCGGCGGCGTATGCGCGCAGATCCTGCAGTTCGCTGCCGACCCGACGACGGCGTTGCGCTGCTTCGCCCGTGGCGAGCACGACTCGCGCGGCACGCTGCTGGGCGATCTCAACTACCAGACGCCGCTGCTGCCGTCGGTATTGCCGTCGACCACGCTGCGCCTGCACGCCGGCTACCAGAAGCTGCGCAATTTCAGCGAGGGCAGCTTCGCCGACTACCAGATCGGCATCACCCACAAGCGTTGGGGGCTGGACTGGAACCTGGACTGGGTCAGCACCCGGGTCAACGCGCACGAGCTGTACTGGGTGCAGGACGGCGCGCGCATCCGCAAGACCGATGGCGACACCCTGGTCGCCTCGATCGGCTACACGTTCTGA
- the asnB gene encoding asparagine synthase B: MCSIFGIFGLQPGDDLQALRRQALDCSQRQRHRGPDWSGVYVDDGAILVHERLAIVDPAGGSQPLLSDDGQLALAVNGEIYNHRELKKQLAQPYAFQTGSDCEVINALYRETTPEALLNRLNGIFAFALWDKAAGRVLIARDPMGVCPLYWGHDAQGRLRVASEMKSLADSCADVAQFPPGHYYDSASGALVQYYRKPWRDYAAVQGVEVSKQELREAFERAVHRQLMTDVPYGVLLSGGLDSSLVAAVAARFARKRIEENDEAEAWWPRLHSFAIGLKGSPDLAAAAIAAEALGTVHHGFEYTFEEGLDALPEVIRHIETYDVTTIRASTPMFLLARRIKAMGVKMVLSGEGSDEIFGGYLYFHKAPNAREFHEELIRKLDALYNYDCLRANKSMMAWGVEPRVPFLDVEFLDVAMRMDAQYKMIDKASGAAVRMEKGVLREAFEGYLPDSILWRQKEQFSDGVGYGWIDGLKAHAEAQVSDRELAAADKRFPVNPPQTKEAYYYRSLFERAFPTPAAAETVPGGKSIACSSPAAIAWDASFAAMADPSGRAVAGVHAQALG, encoded by the coding sequence ATGTGTTCGATCTTCGGCATCTTCGGCCTGCAACCGGGCGACGACCTGCAGGCGCTGCGGCGGCAGGCGCTGGACTGCTCGCAGCGGCAGCGCCACCGCGGCCCGGACTGGAGCGGCGTGTATGTCGACGACGGCGCGATCCTGGTGCACGAGCGCCTGGCCATCGTCGACCCGGCCGGCGGCTCGCAGCCGCTGCTCTCCGACGACGGGCAACTGGCGCTGGCGGTCAACGGCGAGATCTACAACCACCGCGAACTGAAGAAGCAACTCGCCCAGCCGTATGCCTTCCAGACCGGCTCGGACTGCGAGGTGATCAACGCGCTGTACCGCGAGACCACGCCGGAGGCGCTGCTGAACCGCCTCAACGGCATCTTTGCTTTCGCGCTGTGGGACAAGGCCGCCGGCCGCGTGCTGATCGCGCGCGATCCGATGGGCGTGTGCCCGCTGTACTGGGGCCATGATGCGCAGGGGCGGCTGCGGGTGGCGTCGGAGATGAAGTCGCTGGCCGACAGCTGCGCCGACGTCGCCCAGTTCCCGCCGGGCCACTACTACGACAGCGCCAGCGGCGCATTGGTGCAGTACTACCGCAAGCCGTGGCGCGACTACGCGGCGGTGCAGGGCGTGGAGGTGAGCAAGCAGGAACTGCGCGAGGCCTTCGAGCGCGCCGTGCATCGCCAGTTGATGACCGACGTGCCGTACGGCGTGCTGCTCTCCGGTGGGCTGGATTCGTCGCTGGTCGCGGCGGTGGCGGCGCGCTTCGCGCGCAAGCGCATCGAGGAGAACGACGAGGCCGAGGCCTGGTGGCCGCGCCTGCACTCGTTCGCGATCGGCCTGAAGGGCTCGCCGGACCTGGCCGCCGCGGCGATCGCCGCCGAGGCGCTGGGCACCGTGCACCACGGGTTCGAATACACCTTCGAGGAAGGCCTGGACGCGCTGCCGGAAGTCATCCGGCACATCGAGACCTACGACGTCACCACCATCCGCGCCTCCACGCCGATGTTCCTGCTGGCGCGGCGGATCAAGGCGATGGGGGTGAAGATGGTGCTTTCCGGCGAAGGCAGCGACGAGATCTTCGGCGGCTACCTGTACTTCCACAAGGCGCCGAACGCGCGCGAATTCCACGAAGAACTGATCCGCAAGCTCGACGCGCTGTACAACTACGACTGCCTGCGCGCCAACAAGTCGATGATGGCCTGGGGCGTGGAGCCGCGCGTGCCGTTCCTGGATGTGGAATTCCTGGACGTGGCCATGCGCATGGACGCCCAGTACAAGATGATCGACAAGGCCAGCGGCGCCGCGGTGCGCATGGAAAAAGGCGTGCTGCGCGAGGCCTTCGAGGGTTACCTGCCCGACTCGATCCTGTGGCGGCAGAAGGAGCAGTTCAGCGACGGCGTCGGCTATGGCTGGATCGATGGGCTCAAGGCGCATGCCGAGGCGCAGGTCAGCGACCGCGAACTGGCCGCGGCCGACAAGCGCTTCCCGGTAAACCCGCCGCAGACCAAGGAAGCCTATTACTACCGCAGCCTGTTCGAGCGCGCGTTCCCGACGCCGGCCGCGGCCGAGACCGTGCCCGGCGGCAAGTCGATCGCCTGCTCCTCGCCGGCGGCGATCGCCTGGGACGCCAGCTTCGCGGCCATGGCCGATCCGTCCGGTCGTGCGGTGGCGGGAGTGCACGCGCAGGCGCTGGGATGA
- a CDS encoding penicillin acylase family protein yields MRGRWKRLLLGTLLLAVAIVLGVWLLLRGSLATLDGKAPLQGLQAPVSIQRDALGTVTIEAADEADAMRALGYVHAQERFFEMDLLRRAAAGELSELVGPHALGVDKARRAQRLRARSNAQLAAFAGTHAAALQAYSAGVNQGLHALRVRPWPYLLLFAAPRDWQPVDSALAGQAMYFDLQGKQLDRKLELYRLQQRLPAPLYALLRHDGSSWDAALDGSAVGDAVLPDAGQVDLRRLPDGAAQANADAVAPAAPGSNNWAIAGSRTADGRAIVANDMHLALRAPSLWFRVRLRYADAQAPGGRVDVSGFSLPGLPAVIVGSNGHIAWGFTNSYADTADWYRLTPCAATPQPGCTPVTVHNERIRVSGAPDTVLQVEDTAYGPILQHEPDGSALALRWAAQLPGALNLGLADFARATSLPDAFARAQRIATPAQNLVLADRDGHIGWRVLGPLPLRGPHCAADPVMHDVRASVPADARCAPWPLSTTQSPQRIDPADGQLWTANARVVGGAELAPLGDGGYALGARAQQIRDDLRLHPHLDERQLLAIQLDDRALFLQRWWALLQQRDAGAATPALHAVSQAAKHWEGRASTGSVSYTVVRAWRLAVLTRIRDGLIAPARTGSDADASPPALPQLEGVAWPLLQQQPLHLLPRRYGSWQALLEDAAAEVRTHLQAEGPLDTRRWGLENRAAICHPLAQGLPGPLRGWLCMPDTPLPGDDNMPRVQRPEFGASERMVVAPGHEADGIVHMPGGQSGHPLSPFWGAGHADWVQGRATKFLPGPTRYTLTLSPTAPQ; encoded by the coding sequence ATGCGCGGTCGATGGAAACGCCTGCTGCTGGGCACGCTGCTGCTGGCAGTCGCCATTGTATTGGGCGTCTGGCTGCTGCTGCGCGGCAGCCTGGCCACGCTGGACGGCAAGGCGCCGCTGCAAGGCCTGCAGGCGCCGGTGAGCATCCAGCGCGACGCGCTGGGCACGGTCACCATCGAGGCCGCCGACGAAGCCGATGCGATGCGCGCGCTCGGCTACGTGCATGCGCAGGAGCGCTTCTTCGAGATGGACCTGCTGCGCCGCGCCGCCGCCGGCGAACTGTCCGAGCTGGTCGGCCCGCACGCGCTGGGCGTGGACAAGGCGCGCCGTGCGCAGCGCCTGCGGGCCCGCAGCAACGCGCAACTGGCCGCATTCGCCGGCACGCACGCGGCGGCGCTGCAGGCCTACAGCGCCGGCGTCAACCAGGGCCTGCACGCGCTGCGGGTGCGGCCGTGGCCGTACCTGTTGCTGTTCGCCGCGCCGCGCGACTGGCAGCCGGTGGATTCGGCGCTGGCCGGGCAGGCGATGTACTTCGACCTGCAAGGCAAGCAGCTCGATCGCAAGCTGGAGCTGTACCGGCTGCAGCAGCGCTTGCCCGCGCCGCTGTACGCCCTGCTGCGCCACGACGGCAGCAGTTGGGACGCCGCGCTGGATGGCAGCGCGGTCGGCGACGCGGTGTTGCCCGACGCCGGTCAGGTCGATCTGCGCAGGCTGCCGGATGGGGCCGCGCAGGCTAACGCCGACGCGGTGGCTCCTGCCGCGCCCGGCAGCAACAACTGGGCGATTGCCGGCAGCCGCACCGCCGACGGCCGCGCCATCGTCGCCAACGACATGCACCTGGCCCTGCGCGCGCCCAGCCTGTGGTTCCGGGTGCGCCTGCGCTATGCCGATGCGCAGGCGCCAGGCGGCCGCGTGGACGTGTCGGGGTTCTCCCTGCCCGGCCTGCCGGCGGTGATCGTCGGCAGCAACGGCCACATCGCCTGGGGCTTCACCAACAGCTATGCCGATACCGCCGACTGGTACCGGCTCACGCCCTGCGCCGCGACGCCGCAACCCGGCTGCACGCCGGTCACCGTACACAACGAACGGATCCGGGTGTCGGGCGCGCCCGACACCGTGCTGCAGGTGGAAGACACCGCCTACGGTCCGATCCTGCAGCATGAACCCGACGGCAGCGCCCTGGCATTGCGCTGGGCGGCGCAACTGCCGGGTGCGCTGAACCTGGGCCTGGCCGACTTCGCCCGCGCCACGTCCCTCCCCGATGCCTTCGCCCGCGCGCAACGCATCGCCACGCCCGCGCAGAACCTGGTGCTGGCCGACCGCGACGGCCATATCGGCTGGCGCGTGCTCGGCCCGCTGCCGCTGCGCGGCCCGCATTGCGCAGCCGATCCGGTGATGCACGACGTGCGCGCGTCGGTGCCGGCGGACGCGCGCTGCGCGCCGTGGCCGCTATCCACCACCCAGTCGCCGCAGCGCATCGATCCCGCCGACGGGCAACTGTGGACCGCCAATGCCCGCGTGGTCGGCGGTGCCGAACTGGCACCGCTAGGCGACGGCGGCTACGCGCTGGGCGCACGCGCACAGCAGATCCGCGACGACCTGCGCCTGCATCCGCACCTCGACGAACGGCAGTTGCTGGCGATCCAGCTCGACGACCGCGCGCTGTTCCTGCAGCGCTGGTGGGCGCTGCTGCAGCAACGCGATGCCGGTGCGGCGACGCCGGCGCTGCACGCTGTCTCGCAAGCGGCCAAGCATTGGGAAGGCCGCGCCAGCACCGGTTCGGTGAGCTACACCGTGGTGCGCGCCTGGCGCCTGGCGGTGCTGACCCGGATCCGCGACGGCCTGATCGCACCGGCGCGTACAGGATCGGACGCCGATGCCTCACCCCCGGCGCTGCCGCAACTGGAAGGCGTGGCCTGGCCGCTGCTGCAGCAACAGCCGCTGCACCTGCTGCCGCGCCGCTACGGCAGCTGGCAGGCGCTGCTGGAAGACGCCGCCGCCGAGGTGCGCACGCACCTGCAGGCCGAAGGCCCGCTGGACACACGCCGCTGGGGCTTGGAGAACCGCGCGGCGATCTGCCATCCGCTGGCGCAGGGCCTGCCCGGGCCGCTGCGCGGCTGGCTGTGCATGCCGGACACCCCGCTCCCCGGCGACGACAACATGCCACGGGTGCAGCGCCCGGAATTCGGCGCCTCCGAACGCATGGTGGTGGCGCCCGGCCACGAAGCCGACGGCATCGTGCACATGCCGGGCGGCCAGAGCGGCCACCCGCTGTCGCCGTTCTGGGGCGCCGGCCACGCCGACTGGGTGCAGGGCCGAGCCACAAAGTTCCTGCCCGGCCCGACCCGGTACACGCTGACATTAAGCCCGACCGCACCACAATGA
- a CDS encoding diguanylate cyclase, producing MSYHLHVRRTLDRPILAIQGLTLCVWLALLLCNPYLRHPLDPRYALAFVAMLGSGAVMRMARQSWQWRLGGFLSVIAFDAAFRLQLHHMGGASVSWMLPVAVTLSLGYSVLFSHARDYLLALACTWAIMLGWHDSLVPSAADLPLLELLVAAVTIIGLAMNHVVVTALRSNYAHRENDRRLAATDALTGLPNRRALIAELEAAVGARHAVQLAMLEIDDFERIGAEHGHHVGDAVLQALATELVRLDPRCRVGRLGGEEFGLLFEGVSQAKASERLQRLKQRIRNLRVDGAAFTCSVGLASLPAGGEVSDLLARADRALSAARQDRHGGLRLDGAASASPGTSAVFAGDADLPAVTPL from the coding sequence ATGAGCTACCACCTTCATGTCCGCCGCACCCTCGACCGGCCGATCCTGGCGATCCAGGGCCTGACCCTGTGCGTCTGGCTGGCGCTGCTGCTGTGCAACCCCTACCTGCGCCATCCGCTGGACCCGCGTTACGCGCTGGCGTTCGTCGCCATGCTCGGCAGCGGTGCGGTCATGCGCATGGCCAGGCAATCCTGGCAATGGCGGCTGGGCGGCTTTCTGTCGGTGATCGCATTCGATGCCGCGTTCCGGCTGCAACTGCATCACATGGGCGGCGCCAGCGTGAGCTGGATGCTGCCGGTGGCGGTGACCCTGAGCCTGGGCTACAGCGTGCTGTTCAGCCACGCGCGCGACTATCTGCTGGCCCTGGCCTGCACCTGGGCGATCATGCTCGGCTGGCACGACAGCCTGGTGCCGAGCGCGGCCGACCTGCCGCTGCTGGAACTGCTGGTGGCGGCGGTGACGATCATCGGGCTGGCCATGAACCACGTCGTCGTCACCGCCCTGCGCAGCAACTACGCGCATCGGGAAAACGATCGACGCCTGGCCGCCACCGATGCACTGACCGGACTCCCTAACCGGCGCGCGCTCATCGCCGAGCTGGAGGCAGCGGTCGGCGCCCGGCATGCCGTGCAGCTGGCCATGCTGGAGATCGACGACTTCGAGCGGATCGGCGCAGAGCACGGCCACCACGTCGGCGATGCGGTGCTGCAGGCGCTGGCGACGGAGCTGGTGCGGCTGGATCCGCGCTGCCGTGTCGGCCGCCTCGGCGGCGAGGAATTCGGCCTGCTGTTCGAGGGCGTGTCGCAGGCCAAGGCGAGCGAACGGCTGCAGCGCCTGAAGCAGCGCATCCGCAACCTGCGCGTGGACGGGGCCGCGTTCACCTGTAGCGTCGGCCTGGCCTCGCTGCCGGCCGGCGGCGAGGTGTCGGACCTGCTCGCACGCGCCGACCGCGCGCTGTCCGCCGCCCGGCAAGACCGCCACGGCGGCCTCCGCCTCGATGGTGCCGCAAGCGCGTCGCCCGGCACGTCCGCGGTGTTCGCGGGCGACGCCGATCTGCCGGCGGTCACCCCGCTGTAA
- the bfr gene encoding bacterioferritin: MKGHPDVVQCLKELLRGELAARDQYFIHSRRYEDQGLLALYERINHEMEEETEHADALLRRILFLEGDPDMRPHAFEPGRTVEEMLEKDLKVEYEVRANLAAGMKLCEQHGDYVSRDVLLAQLRDTEEDHAWWLEQQLGLIKRIGMALYQTSKIDGHVSGKDA; the protein is encoded by the coding sequence ATGAAGGGACACCCCGACGTTGTGCAATGCCTCAAGGAGCTGCTGCGCGGCGAACTGGCCGCGCGCGACCAGTATTTCATCCACTCGCGACGTTACGAGGACCAGGGCCTGCTGGCGCTGTACGAACGCATCAACCACGAGATGGAAGAGGAAACCGAGCACGCCGATGCGCTGCTGCGGCGCATCCTGTTCCTGGAAGGCGACCCGGACATGCGCCCGCATGCCTTCGAGCCCGGGCGCACGGTCGAGGAAATGCTGGAGAAGGACCTGAAGGTCGAATACGAAGTGCGTGCCAATCTGGCCGCGGGCATGAAGCTGTGCGAGCAGCACGGCGACTACGTCAGCCGCGACGTGCTGCTGGCGCAGTTGCGCGACACCGAGGAAGACCATGCCTGGTGGCTGGAGCAGCAGCTCGGCCTGATCAAGCGCATCGGCATGGCGCTGTACCAGACCTCGAAGATCGACGGGCACGTGTCCGGCAAGGACGCCTGA
- a CDS encoding right-handed parallel beta-helix repeat-containing protein, producing MKRPPLLALLLPLAAAVSFSASAAPTADAPTAAADCSVRAEPGDDLQAAIDRVPNDGKPATVCLSAGEFPVSKLISIQRDGLRLRGQGDSTVLRMRDHVQQPTIVIGDYQNERPIRPIRDVRVEQLQIVGGTIDKEFMPERPYLSNSLVVVRNGQNIQLTHLRVSKCRSACLLSEFDSRDLLIAHNDVSGATWDGVSFNRTAKVKLIDNVIHDNVAAGITTEHLEDSEIRDNRLERNGSQGVYLADARRNLFAGNQFIDNKGAGLYLTCSIRQRTPQILCWDNSMSQDNTFENNTFRGNPYTYTIGVDSAANCTGPDFRPNLWRKNNQADASGIDIQPERYGHCVRFE from the coding sequence ATGAAGCGCCCTCCCCTGCTCGCCCTGTTGCTGCCGCTCGCCGCGGCCGTGTCGTTCTCCGCCAGCGCCGCGCCGACCGCCGACGCGCCCACTGCCGCCGCCGACTGCAGCGTGCGCGCCGAACCCGGCGACGATCTGCAGGCCGCGATCGACCGCGTCCCCAACGACGGCAAGCCCGCCACCGTGTGCCTGAGCGCGGGCGAGTTCCCGGTGAGCAAGCTGATCTCGATCCAGCGCGACGGCCTGCGCCTGCGCGGCCAGGGCGACAGCACCGTGCTGCGCATGCGCGACCACGTGCAGCAACCCACCATCGTGATCGGCGACTACCAGAACGAGCGTCCGATCCGGCCGATCCGCGACGTGCGCGTGGAGCAGTTGCAGATCGTCGGCGGCACCATCGACAAGGAGTTCATGCCCGAGCGCCCGTACCTGAGCAACAGCCTAGTGGTGGTGCGCAACGGCCAGAACATCCAGCTGACCCACCTGCGGGTGAGCAAGTGCCGCAGCGCCTGCCTGCTCAGCGAATTCGACAGCCGCGACCTGCTGATCGCGCACAACGACGTGTCCGGCGCGACCTGGGACGGGGTGTCGTTCAACCGCACTGCCAAGGTCAAACTGATCGACAACGTGATCCACGACAACGTCGCCGCCGGCATCACCACCGAGCACCTGGAAGACAGCGAGATCCGCGACAACCGCCTGGAGCGCAACGGCAGCCAGGGCGTGTACCTGGCCGACGCACGCCGCAACCTGTTCGCGGGCAACCAGTTCATCGACAACAAGGGCGCCGGGCTCTACCTGACCTGCTCGATCCGCCAGCGCACGCCGCAGATCCTGTGCTGGGACAACAGCATGAGCCAGGACAACACCTTCGAGAACAACACCTTCCGCGGCAACCCCTACACCTACACCATCGGCGTGGACAGCGCGGCCAACTGCACCGGACCGGACTTCCGCCCCAACCTGTGGCGCAAGAACAACCAGGCCGATGCCTCGGGCATCGACATCCAGCCCGAACGCTACGGCCACTGCGTGCGCTTCGAGTAA
- a CDS encoding DUF2147 domain-containing protein: MQASPGIKWYGVVIAGWLLAPAAAGAAPAAAQGLWLTAAKDAVVEFAPCADAATALCGRIVWDKDAGTATDTCGVQIARLAREDGDTWRDGWAFDPRSGKRYKATLRASGKSLDLRAFVGVEVLGETERFTRVQALPSTPVCAK, from the coding sequence ATGCAGGCGAGTCCGGGAATCAAGTGGTACGGCGTGGTCATTGCGGGGTGGTTGCTGGCGCCGGCTGCAGCAGGCGCTGCACCGGCCGCGGCGCAGGGGCTGTGGCTGACCGCGGCCAAGGACGCGGTGGTGGAGTTCGCGCCCTGTGCGGATGCGGCCACGGCCTTGTGCGGACGCATCGTCTGGGACAAGGACGCCGGCACCGCCACCGATACCTGCGGCGTGCAGATCGCACGTCTGGCGCGCGAGGACGGCGACACCTGGCGCGACGGCTGGGCGTTCGATCCGCGCAGCGGCAAGCGCTACAAGGCGACGTTGCGCGCCAGCGGCAAATCGTTGGACCTGCGCGCCTTCGTCGGCGTGGAAGTGCTCGGCGAGACCGAGCGCTTCACCCGCGTGCAGGCGCTGCCCAGCACGCCGGTCTGCGCCAAGTAG
- a CDS encoding LysE family translocator produces MTAASLLAIAGVLLLGAISPGASFLLVARLAAGRSRAAGVAAALGMGVGCALFALAALFGLQALLERVPLLHRALSVAGAVYLLWLAWRAWRTPAPAVAPEQQVPAVRSAFVMGLLTQLGNPQTALVFASLFAALLPVQRVAAEYVTLPLLAFAIDAAWFALVAGVLSAPAPRRWWMRARRPLDRLSAVLMSGLGLRLLWRAV; encoded by the coding sequence ATGACCGCCGCCAGCCTGCTGGCGATCGCCGGCGTGCTGCTGCTGGGGGCGATCAGCCCCGGCGCGAGCTTCTTGCTGGTGGCGCGGCTGGCTGCTGGGCGCTCGCGCGCGGCCGGAGTCGCCGCGGCACTGGGCATGGGCGTGGGCTGCGCGCTGTTCGCGTTGGCGGCGTTGTTCGGCCTGCAGGCGTTGCTGGAGCGGGTGCCGCTGCTGCATCGCGCGTTGTCGGTCGCCGGTGCCGTCTATCTGCTGTGGCTGGCCTGGCGGGCGTGGCGGACGCCGGCGCCGGCCGTCGCGCCGGAACAGCAGGTCCCGGCGGTGCGTTCGGCCTTCGTCATGGGCCTGCTGACCCAACTCGGCAACCCGCAGACTGCGTTGGTGTTCGCCAGCCTGTTCGCCGCACTGCTGCCGGTGCAGCGCGTCGCGGCCGAGTATGTGACGCTGCCGCTGCTGGCCTTCGCCATCGATGCGGCCTGGTTCGCGCTGGTGGCCGGGGTGCTGTCCGCGCCGGCGCCGCGGCGCTGGTGGATGCGCGCGCGGCGGCCGCTGGACCGGCTCAGTGCGGTGCTGATGAGTGGCCTGGGCCTGCGCTTGCTGTGGCGGGCGGTGTAG